The Kiloniellales bacterium genome has a window encoding:
- the glk gene encoding glucokinase, whose translation MHQDPVLLGDIGGTNARFALAHDGTIEMLESLRVAEHPTAGAALAEVLRRLPGIQPRRAVFACAGPVEAGAIALTNCAWRLEERELEARFAFERVLLVNDFAAVAWALPHLEAGQLLQIGPGEDRPGRPRVVLGPGTGLGVAAFLPAPLGPQVITGEGGHVTLPAADDREAEVLRRLRAKLGHVSAERLLSGSGLVRLYETLAGIDGLSAPPRSAPEITAAAAAGDCAASRTALEMFCAMLGGFAGNLALTWGAQGGIYVAGGIAPRIAEDLAASAFRQRFEAKGRFQPYLEEIPTRIVLHPEPAFLGLSRIPSVPA comes from the coding sequence ATGCACCAAGACCCCGTCCTCCTGGGCGACATCGGCGGCACCAACGCCCGCTTCGCATTGGCCCATGACGGCACGATCGAGATGCTCGAGAGCCTGCGGGTTGCGGAGCATCCGACGGCGGGGGCGGCGCTGGCCGAGGTGCTGCGGAGGCTGCCGGGCATCCAACCGCGCCGTGCAGTCTTCGCCTGCGCCGGCCCGGTCGAGGCCGGTGCCATCGCCCTGACCAACTGCGCCTGGCGCCTCGAGGAGCGCGAGCTCGAAGCCCGCTTCGCCTTCGAGCGGGTCCTTCTGGTCAACGATTTCGCCGCCGTCGCCTGGGCGTTGCCACATCTGGAAGCCGGGCAACTTCTGCAGATCGGCCCCGGCGAGGACAGGCCCGGGCGGCCGCGCGTCGTGCTCGGCCCCGGCACCGGCCTCGGCGTCGCCGCCTTCCTGCCGGCCCCGCTGGGCCCGCAGGTGATCACCGGCGAGGGCGGCCACGTCACCCTGCCCGCCGCCGACGACCGCGAGGCCGAGGTCCTGCGGCGCCTGCGCGCCAAGCTGGGCCACGTCTCGGCGGAGCGCCTGCTGTCCGGCAGCGGCCTGGTCCGGCTCTACGAGACTCTTGCCGGCATCGACGGCCTGAGCGCGCCGCCGCGCAGCGCGCCGGAGATCACCGCCGCCGCGGCCGCCGGCGACTGCGCCGCAAGCCGGACGGCTCTCGAGATGTTCTGCGCCATGCTGGGTGGCTTCGCCGGCAACCTGGCGCTGACCTGGGGCGCCCAGGGCGGCATCTACGTCGCCGGCGGCATCGCGCCGCGGATCGCCGAAGACCTGGCGGCCTCCGCGTTCCGCCAGCGCTTCGAGGCCAAGGGCCGCTTCCAGCCCTATCTGGAGGAAATCCCGACCCGGATCGTCCTGCATCCCGAGCCCGCCTTCCTCGGCCTGTCGCGGATTCCGAGCGTCCCGGCCTGA
- a CDS encoding endonuclease/exonuclease/phosphatase family protein, whose protein sequence is MKPAQPWRRGLLAVAGALALASSGALGAAGETAPRLNEFVLNHTGTDFNEYVEILGLPNSDYFDVWVLSIEGDSNAPQGRIDAAQRFGTSDARGLVTTRYQTNRFENGTNTLLLVSNFSGAVGDNVDPGGSGKITATFWDELLDSIAVSDGGADDVTYADLVLAPDFDGGQFTVGGASLLAGLWVRNDFFAEGIPGFNGELDPAVEALNTPADPNARNYASGGGEAPAGLRIHDVQGIAHRSAFEGQAVAGLDGVVTAIDTSPSFARGFYLQEADPDDDPRSSEGVFVLTGSTDPGALGVAVDSLVEVDGVVEEERPAANVENLTTTRIRANADPATQVRLLGGAAVIPPTILGQAGLLPPDRTISSFEGFIEDAAALELSDGLDFYESLEGMLLEVSAPQVISPPSRFGEVWVVADGGAGASGINPRGGITLREKDFNPERIQIDDGIVGGAVPVDLDVGARLEPVVGVLRYDFENFEIDTLAPLAVLSDDLTREITELKGARTRLTVATLNVENLDPGDGARFDELAAIIVENLKAPDILALQEVQDDSGPTDDGTVSADQTFGQLIAAIETADPALAGVYGFAQIDPEDGRDGGQPGGNIRVGFLFRQDRTSLAPGDPGDATSNTAVLPGPSLSFNPGRVLDPDLGDGDAFASSRKPLAAEFRFGRNRLFIVANHFNSKGGDQPLFGPSQRPTLISEAQRKQQAQVVNDFVDAILAEDRWAKVIVLGDVNDFPFSPPLDVLRGTATVDGDDEKGRKFPRKRPVLKDLVSRLPATDRYTFIFDGNSQALDNILVSRLLGFLGQVDVVHVNSEFSDQASDHDPVVASFRLFGGFREFAESDGFGED, encoded by the coding sequence ATGAAACCTGCGCAGCCATGGCGCCGCGGCCTGCTGGCCGTCGCCGGTGCGCTGGCCCTCGCTTCGAGCGGTGCCCTTGGCGCCGCCGGGGAGACGGCGCCGCGCCTCAACGAGTTCGTGCTCAACCACACCGGGACCGACTTCAACGAGTACGTCGAGATCCTGGGTCTGCCGAACAGCGACTACTTCGACGTCTGGGTGCTCTCCATCGAGGGCGACAGCAACGCGCCGCAGGGCCGCATCGATGCCGCCCAGCGCTTCGGAACCTCGGATGCCAGGGGCCTGGTCACCACCCGCTACCAGACCAACCGCTTCGAGAACGGGACCAACACTCTGCTGCTGGTCAGCAACTTCTCCGGCGCGGTCGGCGACAACGTCGATCCCGGCGGCAGCGGGAAGATCACCGCGACCTTCTGGGACGAGCTCCTCGATTCCATCGCGGTCAGCGACGGCGGCGCCGATGATGTGACCTACGCGGACCTGGTCCTGGCGCCGGACTTCGACGGCGGCCAGTTCACCGTCGGCGGCGCCTCCCTCCTGGCCGGCCTTTGGGTGCGCAACGACTTCTTCGCCGAGGGCATCCCCGGCTTCAACGGCGAGCTGGATCCGGCGGTCGAGGCGCTCAACACCCCGGCCGATCCCAACGCCCGCAACTACGCCAGCGGCGGCGGGGAGGCGCCGGCCGGCCTGCGCATCCACGACGTCCAGGGCATCGCCCATCGCTCGGCCTTCGAAGGCCAGGCGGTCGCCGGCCTCGACGGCGTGGTCACGGCAATCGACACCAGCCCGAGCTTCGCCCGCGGCTTCTACCTGCAGGAGGCCGATCCTGACGACGACCCGCGCAGCTCCGAAGGCGTCTTCGTGCTGACCGGGAGCACCGATCCGGGCGCGCTCGGGGTCGCGGTCGACAGCCTGGTCGAGGTCGACGGCGTCGTCGAGGAAGAGCGTCCGGCGGCCAATGTCGAGAACCTCACGACGACACGGATCCGGGCCAACGCCGACCCCGCGACCCAGGTCAGGCTGCTCGGCGGCGCGGCCGTCATTCCGCCGACAATTCTTGGCCAGGCCGGCCTGCTGCCGCCGGACAGGACGATCTCCAGCTTCGAGGGCTTCATCGAGGACGCCGCCGCTCTGGAGCTTTCCGATGGGCTCGACTTCTACGAGAGCCTCGAAGGCATGCTGCTCGAGGTCTCCGCGCCCCAGGTGATCTCGCCGCCCAGCCGCTTCGGCGAAGTCTGGGTGGTCGCCGACGGCGGCGCGGGGGCCAGCGGCATCAACCCGCGCGGCGGCATCACCCTTCGCGAAAAGGACTTCAATCCCGAGCGGATCCAGATCGACGACGGCATCGTCGGCGGCGCCGTGCCGGTGGACCTCGACGTCGGCGCCCGGCTCGAGCCGGTGGTCGGGGTGCTGCGCTACGACTTCGAGAACTTCGAGATCGACACCCTGGCGCCGCTGGCGGTGCTCTCCGACGACCTGACCCGGGAGATCACCGAACTGAAAGGGGCGCGGACCCGGCTCACCGTCGCCACCCTGAACGTCGAGAACCTGGATCCCGGCGACGGCGCGCGCTTCGACGAGCTGGCCGCGATCATCGTCGAGAACCTCAAGGCGCCGGACATCCTGGCGCTGCAGGAGGTCCAGGACGACAGCGGGCCGACCGATGACGGCACCGTCTCGGCGGACCAGACCTTCGGCCAGCTGATCGCGGCGATCGAGACCGCCGACCCCGCCCTGGCCGGCGTCTACGGCTTCGCCCAGATCGATCCCGAGGACGGCCGGGACGGCGGCCAGCCCGGCGGCAACATCCGGGTCGGCTTCCTGTTCCGCCAGGACCGCACCAGTCTGGCGCCTGGGGATCCCGGCGACGCGACCAGTAACACCGCGGTGCTGCCCGGACCGAGCCTGTCCTTCAACCCCGGACGGGTCCTGGACCCGGATCTCGGCGACGGCGACGCCTTCGCGTCCAGCCGCAAGCCGCTGGCCGCCGAGTTCCGCTTCGGCCGCAACCGACTCTTCATCGTCGCCAACCACTTCAACTCCAAGGGCGGCGACCAGCCTCTCTTCGGGCCCTCGCAGCGGCCGACACTGATCTCGGAGGCCCAACGCAAGCAGCAGGCGCAGGTGGTCAACGACTTCGTCGACGCGATCCTGGCCGAGGACCGCTGGGCCAAGGTGATCGTCCTGGGCGACGTCAACGACTTCCCCTTCTCGCCGCCGCTCGACGTGCTGCGGGGCACCGCGACGGTCGACGGCGACGACGAAAAGGGGCGCAAGTTCCCGCGCAAGCGGCCGGTGCTGAAGGACCTGGTCAGCCGCCTGCCGGCGACCGACCGCTATACCTTCATCTTCGACGGCAACTCGCAGGCCCTCGACAACATCCTGGTCAGCCGGCTGCTCGGCTTCCTGGGCCAGGTCGACGTGGTCCACGTGAACAGCGAGTTCTCGGACCAGGCGAGCGATCACGACCCCGTCGTCGCCAGCTTCCGGCTCTTCGGCGGCTTCCGGGAGTTCGCGGAGAGTGACGGCTTCGGCGAGGACTGA
- the otsA gene encoding alpha,alpha-trehalose-phosphate synthase (UDP-forming), which yields MSRLVVVSNRVAPVRRGGTGAEGGLAVAMQGAMKDRGGVWFGWSGNTVPHDANEAKVIETGRISYATLDLTQRDYDEYYTGFANSVLWPLFHYRLDLTDFSRRDMAGYHRVNAMFASRLLPLLKDGDVIWAHDYHFIPLGAYLRQAGSRQKLGFFLHIPWPPMELLLTLPNHEALVRDLCAYDLIGFQTQTDLYAFEQYIREEAGGEVLSGGRIRAFGRSTVAKAFPISIDAAEVAELSRKAEPSQQTRRLKESLGGRQLITGVDRLDYTKGLPERLEAYQYLLASYPAYRGQVTLLQIAPPSRSDLADYRQMRQRVESIAGRINGGFAEFDWSPVRYLNRGFKRQTLMGFLRISDVGLVTPLRDGMNLVAKEFVAAQAPEDPGVLVLSRFAGAARELDGAIIVNPYDIEGVGDSLARALSMTLTERHERWEAMFKRLNRHDLAAWRDAFMTSLDAAPCAAAAA from the coding sequence TTGAGCCGACTGGTCGTGGTCTCCAACAGAGTGGCCCCGGTCCGCCGCGGCGGCACCGGCGCAGAGGGCGGCCTGGCGGTGGCCATGCAGGGCGCGATGAAGGACCGGGGCGGCGTCTGGTTCGGCTGGAGCGGCAACACCGTGCCGCACGATGCCAATGAGGCAAAGGTGATCGAGACCGGCCGGATCTCCTACGCCACCCTCGACCTGACCCAGCGGGACTACGACGAGTACTACACCGGCTTCGCCAACTCGGTGCTCTGGCCGCTGTTCCACTACCGACTCGACCTGACCGACTTCAGCCGCCGCGACATGGCGGGCTACCACCGGGTCAATGCGATGTTCGCCAGCCGCCTGCTGCCGCTACTGAAGGACGGCGACGTGATCTGGGCGCACGACTACCATTTCATTCCCCTCGGCGCCTACCTGCGGCAGGCGGGCAGCCGGCAGAAGCTGGGATTCTTCCTGCACATCCCCTGGCCGCCGATGGAGCTGCTGCTGACTCTGCCGAACCACGAGGCCCTGGTCCGCGACCTCTGCGCCTACGACCTGATCGGCTTCCAGACCCAGACCGACCTCTACGCCTTCGAGCAGTACATCCGCGAAGAGGCTGGCGGGGAGGTCCTCTCCGGCGGCCGGATCAGGGCCTTCGGGCGCAGCACCGTGGCGAAGGCCTTTCCGATCAGCATCGACGCCGCCGAGGTCGCGGAGCTGTCCCGCAAGGCCGAACCCAGCCAGCAGACCCGACGGCTCAAGGAGAGCCTGGGCGGCCGACAGCTGATCACCGGGGTCGACCGGCTCGACTACACCAAGGGCCTGCCCGAGCGGCTGGAGGCCTACCAGTATCTCCTGGCCAGCTATCCGGCCTACCGCGGCCAGGTCACCCTGCTTCAGATCGCGCCGCCGTCGCGCAGCGACCTCGCCGATTACCGGCAGATGCGCCAGCGGGTGGAGTCGATCGCCGGGCGCATCAACGGCGGCTTCGCCGAATTCGACTGGTCGCCGGTCCGCTACCTCAATCGGGGCTTCAAGCGCCAGACGCTGATGGGCTTCCTGAGGATCAGCGACGTCGGCCTCGTAACCCCCTTGCGCGACGGCATGAACCTCGTCGCCAAGGAGTTCGTCGCGGCGCAGGCCCCAGAGGACCCCGGCGTCCTGGTACTTTCCCGCTTCGCCGGCGCGGCGCGTGAGCTCGACGGCGCGATCATCGTGAACCCCTACGACATCGAAGGGGTCGGCGATTCCCTGGCCCGCGCCCTGTCGATGACCCTGACCGAGCGGCACGAGCGCTGGGAGGCGATGTTCAAACGGCTGAACCGCCATGACCTGGCGGCTTGGCGGGATGCCTTCATGACGAGCCTGGACGCAGCCCCCTGCGCCGCCGCCGCTGCCTGA
- a CDS encoding class I SAM-dependent methyltransferase, which produces MDKSFKQLEYEGWTARATTFDDHFAEITGAAIDPILDGLGPLDGRRLLDVGCGTGHLAAAAGRRGAEVLGVDFAETMVARARSNYPGVAFRQGDAEALDFGDAGFDAVACSFALLHLSDPEAAVAEALRVLRPGGRYAFTVWRGPEDGCEFFALTRGAIEAQGCSDVGLPSGPPADRLADPAVASAILTAAGFVEPDFQDLPLVWRDRSARAVLEAVYKGGVRTAMVLRAQTADARARIEAAILEAAESHREGDLIELAMPAVLATARKP; this is translated from the coding sequence GTGGACAAGAGCTTCAAGCAGCTCGAGTACGAGGGCTGGACGGCGCGGGCGACGACCTTCGACGATCACTTCGCGGAGATCACCGGCGCGGCCATCGACCCGATTCTCGACGGCCTCGGCCCGCTCGACGGCCGGCGCTTGCTCGACGTCGGCTGCGGCACCGGCCACCTGGCTGCGGCGGCGGGTCGGCGCGGCGCCGAGGTGCTCGGCGTCGACTTCGCGGAGACCATGGTCGCGCGGGCGCGGTCCAACTATCCCGGCGTCGCCTTCCGCCAGGGCGACGCCGAGGCCCTGGATTTCGGCGATGCCGGCTTCGATGCGGTCGCCTGTTCCTTCGCCCTCCTGCATCTCAGCGATCCTGAGGCCGCGGTCGCGGAGGCCCTTCGGGTGCTGCGCCCGGGCGGCCGCTACGCCTTCACGGTCTGGCGCGGCCCTGAGGACGGCTGCGAGTTCTTCGCCCTGACCCGCGGCGCGATCGAGGCGCAGGGCTGCAGCGACGTCGGCCTGCCGTCGGGCCCTCCGGCCGACCGCCTGGCCGATCCGGCGGTGGCATCGGCGATCCTGACCGCGGCCGGCTTCGTCGAGCCGGATTTCCAGGACCTGCCCCTGGTCTGGCGCGACCGCTCGGCACGGGCGGTCCTCGAGGCGGTCTACAAGGGTGGCGTGCGCACGGCGATGGTCCTGCGGGCCCAGACCGCTGACGCGCGGGCGCGGATCGAGGCAGCGATCCTCGAGGCTGCCGAAAGCCACCGCGAGGGCGACCTGATCGAGCTCGCCATGCCGGCGGTGCTGGCCACCGCGCGCAAGCCTTAG
- a CDS encoding glycoside hydrolase family 15 protein, protein MTASLPSDRPHHAGLAVRTMSGYELLTSIRLGAAPGPPECLEQGTDALSSLDLSIIGNGNFSALIGPRGKIVWSCLPRFDSDPRFCALLNDHQNGDKGFYEVELLDIVEAEQAYRGNSAVVETRLKDRNGGLIQITDFAPRFNQFGRMFRPNMLIRQVKPLAGTPRIRIRVRPAFGYGQGTPERTRGSNHIRYVMPDLILRLTTDASVTYIWDEVPFVLERPISLLLGPDESFTQPVAETSREFLEKTDDYWRSWSRSLSLPFEWQDAVIRAAITLKLCSFEETGAIVAAPTTSIPEAPDSRRNWDYRFCWLRDSYFVVHALNALGATRTMEEYLSYITNIVAASEDGYLQPVFGIILERQLDETEVDSLTGYRGMAPVRIGNDAYKQVQNDGYGAVVLSSAQAFFDRRLEHPGDITLFHRLERLGEQAAKRWNQPDAGIWEYRGRESVHTYSSVMCWAACDRLNKIAQHLGVEDRAAYWETKAKAIRTAILKRAWNPKLKTFVSTFDGEAVDAVLLLLPQLGFLAVDDERYVRTVERIEKDLRRGDHIFRYAEADDFGVPATAFNVCSFWFIEALASLGREAEARALFEKMLEARNPVGLLSEDLDPASGELWGNFPQTYSMVGLIHCAMRLSKPWEEAF, encoded by the coding sequence ATGACAGCGTCCTTACCTTCGGACCGGCCGCACCACGCCGGGCTGGCGGTCCGGACGATGTCAGGCTATGAGCTTCTGACCTCGATCCGGCTGGGCGCGGCGCCCGGGCCGCCGGAATGCCTCGAACAAGGGACCGACGCCTTGAGCTCCTTGGACCTCTCGATCATCGGCAACGGCAACTTCAGCGCCCTCATCGGCCCGCGAGGCAAGATAGTCTGGAGCTGTCTGCCGCGCTTCGACAGCGACCCGCGCTTCTGTGCCCTCCTGAACGATCATCAGAACGGCGACAAGGGCTTCTACGAGGTCGAGTTGCTGGACATCGTCGAGGCCGAGCAGGCCTATCGCGGCAATTCGGCCGTGGTCGAAACCCGCCTCAAGGACCGCAACGGCGGCCTGATCCAGATCACCGACTTCGCGCCGCGCTTCAATCAGTTCGGGCGCATGTTCCGGCCGAACATGCTGATCCGGCAGGTGAAGCCGCTGGCCGGCACCCCGAGGATCCGGATCCGGGTCCGGCCGGCCTTCGGCTATGGCCAGGGGACGCCGGAGCGGACCAGAGGATCGAACCACATCCGCTACGTCATGCCGGACCTGATCCTGCGGCTGACGACCGATGCCTCGGTGACCTACATCTGGGACGAGGTGCCCTTCGTCCTCGAGCGGCCGATCTCGCTCCTGCTAGGACCCGACGAGAGCTTCACCCAGCCGGTCGCGGAGACCTCCCGCGAGTTCCTCGAGAAGACCGACGATTATTGGCGGAGCTGGTCGCGCAGCCTGTCCCTGCCTTTCGAATGGCAGGATGCGGTGATCCGTGCCGCGATCACGCTCAAGCTCTGCAGCTTCGAAGAGACCGGCGCCATCGTGGCGGCACCGACGACGTCGATTCCCGAGGCGCCGGACAGTAGACGCAACTGGGACTACCGATTCTGCTGGCTGCGCGACTCCTACTTCGTGGTGCACGCCCTGAACGCCCTCGGCGCGACCCGGACCATGGAGGAGTACCTGAGCTACATCACCAACATCGTCGCCGCCTCGGAGGACGGTTATCTGCAGCCGGTCTTCGGGATCATCCTGGAACGGCAGCTGGACGAGACCGAGGTCGACAGCCTGACCGGATACCGCGGCATGGCGCCGGTTCGGATCGGCAACGACGCCTACAAGCAGGTCCAGAACGACGGCTACGGCGCCGTGGTCCTGTCCTCCGCGCAGGCCTTCTTCGACCGCCGGCTCGAGCACCCCGGCGACATCACGCTGTTCCACCGGCTGGAGCGGCTCGGGGAGCAAGCGGCGAAGCGATGGAACCAGCCCGATGCCGGGATCTGGGAGTACCGGGGCCGGGAGTCGGTGCATACCTATTCGAGCGTGATGTGCTGGGCCGCCTGCGACCGCCTGAACAAGATCGCCCAGCACCTGGGCGTCGAGGACCGGGCCGCCTATTGGGAGACGAAGGCCAAGGCGATCCGCACGGCGATCCTGAAGCGGGCCTGGAACCCGAAGCTGAAGACCTTCGTATCGACCTTCGACGGCGAGGCCGTGGACGCCGTGCTCCTGCTCCTGCCGCAGCTCGGCTTCCTGGCCGTCGACGACGAGCGCTACGTCAGGACGGTCGAGAGGATCGAAAAGGACCTGCGACGCGGCGACCATATCTTCCGCTACGCCGAAGCCGACGACTTCGGGGTCCCCGCGACCGCCTTCAACGTCTGCAGCTTCTGGTTCATCGAGGCGCTGGCCTCGCTGGGCCGCGAGGCGGAGGCGCGCGCGCTTTTCGAGAAGATGCTGGAGGCCCGCAATCCGGTCGGCCTGCTGTCGGAAGACCTCGATCCGGCGAGCGGCGAACTTTGGGGCAATTTCCCACAGACCTATTCGATGGTCGGTCTGATACACTGTGCCATGAGACTGTCCAAGCCCTGGGAGGAAGCCTTTTGA
- a CDS encoding NAD-dependent epimerase/dehydratase family protein: MAARTAFVTGATGFLGLNLVEQLSAAGWSVVALHRPTSELAPLRAFAVETVEGDLLDPAALTRALPQGLDAVFHVAADTSVWSRNDARQTRVNVEGTRNMLDAALAAKARRFIHTSTWNTYGLEQGALHEDLPQLGGASWINYNRTKFQAEEAVRAAVARGLDAVILNPCHIMGRYDRHSWARIIIDLCNRWIPAAPPGAGCFCHGVAVARAQIAAAERGRTGRNYLLGGEHATLLEVFRIIGEVASCRVPIRSVPAFAFKAVARINVALAAVLGYEPEITPEGVEMVSLDARVVSTRAEEELGYETVPLRTMIEDSHAWLRAQGLVP, translated from the coding sequence ATGGCCGCGAGGACAGCTTTCGTCACCGGTGCGACCGGATTCCTGGGGCTGAACCTGGTCGAGCAGCTCTCGGCGGCCGGATGGTCCGTGGTCGCGCTGCACCGGCCGACCTCGGAGCTGGCGCCGCTGCGCGCCTTCGCGGTCGAGACGGTCGAAGGCGACCTGCTCGACCCGGCCGCCCTGACGCGGGCGCTGCCGCAGGGCCTCGATGCGGTCTTTCACGTCGCCGCCGACACCTCGGTCTGGTCGCGCAACGACGCGCGCCAGACCCGGGTCAACGTCGAGGGCACGCGGAACATGCTGGACGCTGCCCTCGCGGCCAAGGCGCGGCGCTTCATCCACACCTCGACCTGGAACACCTACGGACTGGAGCAGGGCGCGCTCCACGAGGATCTGCCGCAGCTCGGCGGCGCCTCCTGGATCAACTACAACCGGACCAAGTTTCAGGCCGAGGAGGCGGTGCGCGCCGCCGTGGCGCGCGGCCTGGACGCGGTGATCCTCAACCCCTGCCATATCATGGGCCGCTACGACCGGCACAGTTGGGCGCGGATCATCATCGACCTCTGCAACCGCTGGATCCCGGCCGCGCCGCCCGGGGCCGGCTGCTTCTGCCACGGCGTGGCGGTCGCCCGGGCCCAGATCGCCGCTGCCGAGCGCGGCCGAACCGGCCGGAACTACCTGCTAGGCGGCGAGCACGCCACGCTGCTCGAGGTCTTCCGGATCATCGGCGAGGTCGCCAGCTGCCGGGTCCCGATCCGCAGCGTTCCCGCCTTCGCCTTCAAGGCGGTCGCCCGGATCAACGTGGCCCTGGCCGCGGTCCTGGGCTACGAGCCGGAGATCACCCCGGAGGGCGTCGAGATGGTGAGCCTGGACGCCCGGGTGGTCTCGACCCGGGCGGAGGAGGAGCTGGGCTACGAGACCGTCCCGCTCCGCACCATGATCGAAGACAGCCACGCCTGGCTGCGGGCGCAGGGGCTGGTGCCCTGA
- a CDS encoding ATP-binding protein, which translates to MFKLKKHTAVLAVAAVVLLPLLLWQTAVWTERMGLRRVADQAASTLALYATGLQESVGKYEALPRLLARDPKLANLLRDPENPALRDQLNRALEEVNAIAGTADTYLLDRDGLTLAASNWNGPTPFVGRNYSYRPYFQQAIEGRLGRYVALGTASGKRGYYFAYPVREAGGGILGAITVKVLLEPLEAAWPGTLDRVIVTDSVGVILMSSRDDWRYRTLAPLSAAELSRIQAQQQYTGASLAPLPIAAREPFGAAAERVELSEEAEAGGEAFLLQSFPLQGIGLTVWSLSPVGQVRGAVTQAMVLAAFGVLIVIGLTWIWLQRRQAIRERFETDRKHKAELEGKVATRTRALETVNAELRAEVAERQRTERELRDTQAELVQAAKMAALGQLSAGIGHELNQPLGAIRSYADNAKILLERDRLPEVEANLTQISGITGRMAEIVRRLKTFARKPGHKAEAVCLRGALDDALALMESRIDGERIEIEVPAEDTGVLADPVRLQQTLVNLIGNALDAMAGSEAPCLRFVAEPRGAQVALQVIDSGPGIAEEALDHVFDPFYTTKEPGQGLGLGLSISYNILRDLGGSLTARNRPEGGACFTLTLPRAQPERAATALSEPADLALPREAAR; encoded by the coding sequence TTGTTCAAGCTGAAGAAGCACACCGCGGTGCTGGCGGTCGCGGCCGTGGTTCTCTTGCCGCTGCTGCTCTGGCAGACCGCAGTCTGGACCGAGCGCATGGGCCTGCGCCGGGTGGCCGACCAGGCCGCCTCGACCCTCGCGCTCTACGCCACGGGCTTGCAGGAGTCGGTCGGCAAATACGAGGCCCTGCCCCGCCTGCTGGCCCGCGACCCGAAGCTTGCCAACCTGCTGCGCGATCCCGAGAACCCGGCCCTCCGCGACCAGCTCAACCGCGCCCTGGAGGAGGTCAACGCGATCGCCGGCACGGCCGACACCTACCTGCTGGACCGTGACGGCCTGACCCTGGCCGCCAGCAACTGGAACGGCCCGACGCCCTTCGTCGGCCGCAACTACAGCTATCGCCCCTACTTCCAACAGGCGATAGAGGGCCGCCTCGGCCGCTACGTCGCCCTGGGCACGGCCTCCGGCAAGCGGGGCTACTACTTCGCCTATCCGGTTCGCGAAGCCGGCGGCGGGATCCTGGGCGCGATCACGGTCAAGGTCCTGCTCGAGCCCCTCGAGGCCGCCTGGCCCGGCACCTTGGACCGGGTGATCGTCACCGATTCGGTCGGGGTGATCCTGATGAGCAGCCGGGACGACTGGCGCTACCGGACCCTGGCACCGCTGAGCGCGGCCGAGCTGAGCCGGATCCAGGCCCAGCAGCAGTACACCGGCGCCTCCCTCGCGCCGCTGCCGATCGCCGCCCGAGAGCCTTTCGGCGCCGCGGCGGAGCGGGTCGAGCTGAGCGAGGAGGCCGAAGCCGGCGGCGAGGCCTTCCTGCTCCAGTCCTTTCCGCTGCAGGGGATCGGCCTCACGGTGTGGTCCCTGTCCCCGGTCGGCCAGGTCCGCGGCGCGGTCACGCAAGCCATGGTCCTGGCCGCCTTCGGTGTCCTGATCGTCATCGGCCTCACCTGGATCTGGCTGCAGCGCCGCCAGGCGATCCGCGAGCGCTTCGAGACCGACCGCAAGCACAAGGCGGAGCTGGAGGGCAAGGTCGCGACGCGCACCCGGGCGCTCGAGACGGTCAACGCCGAGTTGCGCGCCGAGGTCGCGGAGCGCCAGAGAACCGAGCGCGAGCTGCGCGACACCCAGGCCGAGCTGGTGCAGGCGGCCAAGATGGCGGCCCTGGGGCAGCTCTCGGCCGGCATCGGCCACGAGTTGAATCAACCCCTTGGCGCAATCCGTTCCTACGCCGACAACGCCAAGATCCTGCTCGAGCGCGACCGCCTGCCCGAGGTCGAGGCCAACCTGACCCAGATTTCCGGGATCACCGGACGCATGGCCGAGATCGTGCGCCGCCTCAAGACCTTCGCCCGCAAGCCCGGCCACAAGGCCGAGGCGGTCTGCCTGCGCGGCGCCCTGGACGACGCCCTGGCGCTGATGGAGTCCCGGATCGACGGCGAGCGCATCGAGATCGAGGTGCCGGCCGAGGACACGGGGGTGCTGGCCGACCCGGTGCGCCTGCAGCAGACCCTGGTCAACCTGATCGGCAACGCGCTCGACGCCATGGCCGGATCCGAAGCGCCCTGTCTGCGCTTCGTCGCCGAGCCGCGGGGCGCCCAGGTGGCGCTGCAGGTCATCGACAGCGGCCCCGGGATCGCGGAGGAGGCCCTGGACCACGTCTTCGATCCCTTCTACACGACCAAGGAGCCCGGCCAGGGCCTGGGACTTGGCCTGTCGATCTCCTACAACATCCTGCGCGACCTCGGCGGCTCGCTGACCGCGCGCAACCGGCCCGAAGGCGGCGCCTGCTTTACGCTGACGCTGCCGCGAGCCCAGCCCGAGCGGGCCGCGACAGCCCTGAGCGAGCCTGCGGACTTGGCGCTCCCCAGGGAGGCGGCCCGGTGA